In the genome of Stomoxys calcitrans chromosome 4, idStoCalc2.1, whole genome shotgun sequence, the window tttcaacatacatacgtgttcaatatggtctaaatcgattaatagcttgatacagctcccatataaaccgatcacccgattttgcttctcgagtccctacaaggcgcaattcttattcgaattacacaatgacttcagcaatgttcagcatttgattcatttatggtccgagtcggactataacttgatatagctccaataccataacagttcctattcattattatttatttccctaaaaagagataccgcgcaaagaactcgacaaatgctatccatggtggagggtatatattagattcggcccgaccgaacttagcacgctcttacttgtttttatttattcactATCATCGTACagtgtttaaaaatatatacatatatatacatggtTTGAGAGTTTACGTATTGTATTACAGCAAATAAAACAGTTTACTTTAATAATTTTATGGTATTAATATATTATAAGATTTTGTAGgtgaaaaagaaaaaagcaCCATTAGATTGCGCAAGAATTTTCAGGTTATTAATTATGATATCTTCAATTAACAAGTTATAAAATTTGATTAACTATACACATTTCTTAATTCATCATATTGTGAAGATCTAcatttatattcaaatctttgtGTTAAATCTAGAAATACACAGATCAACATCTTCACACCTTGTGAACCTTGTACCCTTGTAACCTTGAAAATACTCCCAGAGAAAAGTTggtaccaaacgtgctcatttcagtaccatacagttttgatagtaaagcaacaccgtatggtataaaaacaacaaacagatggtatggatgaaacataaaatgattatggatgaaacataaaatgaccgtttggtactagccttattaccgaactggtattggttttaataccaatctgctATTGGTTTTAGCTTCAGATTGTTACTACTCCCAACCCTTTTTGGttattccaccccctaatgaaccaaaaaaaccattgaaaataatttaattctgattttatttcgattacttATGATTCCATATTCCATTGATttccagaagtggttttcatatgaatgcACCAACACAGCAACGTTTTACACACAggagactatcatgtttttgatgtagaatgtaCTATTTATACTATTCCtattttcaccgctttcgagtatttcAACAGGTTTTTACACACTCATattgtataaaaacaaaatttttgtatttccaGCAGAtgtctatttttatacctaccaccgaaggatgggggtatattcattttgtcattctgtttgcaatacatcgaaatattcatttccgaccctataaagtatatatattcttgatcagcgtaaaaatctaagacgatccagacatGTCCGATCTAGACACTacgtaaaaatagagatattgagctgaaattttgcacagattctttttttgtccataagcaggtaaagttcgaagatgggctatatcggactatatcttgatatagcccccatatagaccgatcctccgattaagggtctaaggcccataaaagccacatttactatccgatttcgctgaaatttgggacagtgagttgtgtatggcctttcgacttccttcgttaatttgactcagatcggttcagatttggatatagctgccatatggaccgatcccccggtttagggtcttaggcccacaaaagccacatgtattatccgattttgatgaaattcgggacagtgaattgtgtaaggcccatcgacatcctttgtcaatttggctcagatcggtccagatttggatatagctgccatatagaccgatttcttgatttatggttttggacccataaaatgctcatttattgtccgatgtcgtcgaaatttgggacagcgagttaagttaagctccttgacatacttctgcaatatcgcacagatcggtccagatttggatattgctgccatatagaccgatctctcggttttaggttttggggacataaagacgcatttattgtccgatgtcactgaaatttgagacactgagtttggttaggctcttcgacgtccttcttcaatgttgcccagatcggtccagatttgaatatagctgctatatagaccgatctctcgatttaaggttttgggaccataaaagaggcatttattgtccgatttcgccgaaatttgggacattgctttgtgttaggctcttcgacatttttatgcaacttggcccaaatcggtcaggtttggatatagctgccatgtagaccgatatctcgatttaaagtcttggccccataaaaggcgtatttataatccgatttcactgaaatttgacacagtaacttatgtttggcttttcgacatccgtgtcgtatatagttcagatcggtttatttttagatatagctagtgtacttattagtatatagtccaaatcggaacatattttgatataactgatatgggacataaggtatgaaattttcaccgaattttgatgaaaggtggtttacatatatacacgaggtggtgggtatccaaagttcggcccggccgaacttaacgcctttttacttgtttttagatatagttactaaaaagaccaatagtttgttatactcagttgaacaatgacttgtacttattggtatttggtccaaatcggaacatatttcgatataactgatatggggcataaggtatgcaatattcaccagattttgatgaaatgtggttaacatatatacccgaggtggttggtatccaaagttcggcccagccgaacttaacgcctttttacttgttatgagtTAAATTTGTGTGGTGACAATTGATAACTGTGAAAACGGTTCGGTTTAACCAAATGCATTTGACAGTTCGCCATTGTCAAAACTTTACTGATTTAACTTAATATAATATTAAGTTTAATTTCTAAAGGCAATTGTTTATGAAGATATATAATTTAAAGAAGTAcaagaagaaattttgaaaaaaatttagtaattCCAATTAAATTAGCAAATAACCATATATGTTAATGTTATACATATGCTTTATTGTTATGGGGTGACATTGTAAGCATTGGGGATTTTTTTCGGCTTCATTGAAAGAAAACTAATGCTGGGatctctttgttttttttttggaccacGAAGTTGATTTGTATATACATAATAACGCTTAATTTTGATAAATGAGTGCTTTATCAGCGAAAAAGCGAGGCAATATGGCCAAACGAATGTATTGCTAGTTTGTCACCATAGAGTCCTTAAGCAAGAAAAGTTCGGATGAAAATGATAACATTTATTCTCCTTAAATTAAAACTCTACTTCTATTCCTTGGAATTGTCTCTCAGCCATTTGGCATGTAATGCCACACTGGCAAAGCCATCGGGTTTAATGCCACAAGCATCCTCAAAGAAATTGACAACACCCACCAATTGGTTGTTGTAGACTGCAGGACCACCGGAATCACCCTTACAAATTCCATTGGCGGTTGCTCCAACAAAGCAGATGGCACCTCTGGGCAAATAATCCAAGCGGCTTCTACATTCGGTGGTATTCAAAGCAACCAGGGTATTATACTTCAGCAGAGGTGAGAGTGGGCCTGAGGTGCTGATACGACCCCAACCTGAAGTGGAGACTTCAGCACCAGAAGGAGGGTTTTGTGAGGccaatggtatggcagccacatTATCATTGAATTTCAAGGGCTGGGCCAATTTCACTAAAGCTATGTCATTGGTAAATTGCCAGAACGAAGGATGAGGTTTGACTTCTGTGACATTAACCAATTGACCACCTGAGGTGGTCGAAATGCTGCCCGCTCTGACATTGAGCACATCAACAGGAACACTATCGATAAAAGGTTAAAAAGGacattaacaaatttttaattcaaatgtTTTCTGCTTACCGCATAGAAGGCTTACCATAGACTATGCAATGGGCAGCGGTAACCACATAATGTGGCGATATGATTGAACCTCCACACGAATGATTACCTCTTCTTAGTATGGACACTTGATAGGGAAATTGTCCTTCAGTGGCAAAGCCTCCACCAACTATACGTCCTTGCAGAGGACGTTTGGGATGCTTAAGGCCCTCAGCACTGTGTGGGTTGACCAAAGCCGCCAATAAAAAGCAAAGCAGGAATTCTGGTTTGAAGTTTTCCCAGAATGACATTTTGTagttattgtattgtatttaagAATTATCTTAGACTGTTGTGTCAGTTGTGCCATTTATACTTATTTGTGGTAACAACTATCGATGTTATCTACAACCCCTCTGTACTTGATTCAACTTTAAAAAACACTTATAATTCTCAAGAACCTCTTATACAATCAATATTTTTACATTAAAAGTAGCCAAAAAGGATTTATCGatctacaataataaaatattaaaagccAATGAAGTTCCAAACGAGTTAAAGGGAGATAAGTTGGGCTGTCTATGATAggggcgttttcgcaataaatacgatacaaatgcaacatgccaatgtacggcccttgaagccgtcacacctaatatggttgaaaagtcttctaaccaaagacgaaacgcttcGCATAGTTTTTGGTGTGTgctgcgatctctggcttttttccatttgcaaaaaaatctccgatcattgagctcgtctagaaagagaaaaaacaaaaattatgaaatttaataatcttcAAGCAAATAACTTGAAAATGGGGCtgttgtattagcaaacatttcggtcagataaatcagcaaacaaaatctgctgttttaagtaaaaaaatcagctggaaaacaaatttgatgctATTTTTTATGTTCGCCTATTAAAagtttagattgctttagacatttctttatttttagatattttgttggaagagatgaatTTAATTTCTGGACTATTACTATAAAAAAGCTACCTGATGACCACATGACATCGCAACCATCGCaaatactgctgtaatagcagacctagcagcaaaattaattgttaatattcagcagacagtgtttgctatttgcagcaaacactgtcatctgcagggtgcgccagagaaacttatTTATTGGAAAAACTCCCGAGCGGTAAGTTTGGCGGAGTGGCGGAGTCGTGAGGGAGCGCATTTGGAGGGAGAAGTCTCCAAGTTTGTCCTTCTCCAGTCAGTTGGCATCGTGCTCTGTTCTAGAGAGCTGTGAGCCTTCGCCGTCGAGAGCTTCTTTTCCAACGGTCGTTTACTTATTGTTACACAACGTGCCTTCTGCGGTTACTTGGAAATTCCACTTCACACACTCGTTCCTGGCCCTAATTCGAATCTGTCGTGGGTTAACTCATTTCGGGAGTGTAAAAGTTTCGCTAAGCCCAGAAATTGACTTCAACGGAGCATCAGAATTCcggaaaatatcgaaagagGCAGTTGTGCGTTCTCTCCTGCGTTCGGCTCGCAAACACGCAGCTGCTATGGGAGTTTCTGATACCACTGTACGACAAATTCTCCATCAACACCATTAATTTCATCCCCATAAATTGCCTATTGTGCAAGAATTAATGTGAAATGCGGATTAACAACCTGCCTCAAAATGCCGTTGTTTTCTCCTTTCGGCTGCGTCAACAAGCAAAACATGAAATCCCTGTCTTATGTCCATCGACCACGGATAATAACACAGCTCAAAAACAACATTCGCGACCAGTGCCACCGTTTTTGGTAGGGTCCTTCCAGAATTGGGAGGTATTTATTCTCTTGATAGGTTGGTAGGTTGACCTCATATTTTGGAAGGTTTTGCCAACTTATAAATACCAAATCAATTACTGAAAAACTCGCCGGGGATAACTTAAAATTAATTCACTTCTTGTATTCCTTTAGACTGCAGGCTAAAACCattgatgtcgaggggccttatacTGTTACAAGGGGTCTCACAGTTTGAAATTCCAGAGAAAAAGTTCTGATCTCTGAGATGATAAAGTTTTAATATTGACTATAACTGGTATGAGTGTCGAGGaaactctcccaaatttcgtaaattatgggtaagaaatgcggcttttgtgcgttcaatgccttcaatcggaaaatagGGCTATATGGCACCAAAATGCAAACATGGTCACATCTGGTCCATATGCAGATATTgaggggtccatgcaactcactgttacgGAAATGGGcagtaaatgcgcatttatgtaTGTTCTCAATCGGGGCAAAATATGATTATTATGCATTCATGAATTCTTATCGGGAGGTAGGTATAAAAGGCGCCATATCAAgatacagcccatctttgaactgtATGTACTTTTTATTacgacgatctattgggttgcccaaaaagtaattgcggatttttcatatagtcggcgttgacaaattttttcacagcttgtgactctgtaattgcattctttcttctgtcagttatcagctgttacatttagcttgctttagaaaaaaagtgtaaaaaaagtatatttgattaaagttcattctaatttttattaaaaatgcatttactttcttttaaaaaatcctttaaaaaatactttttgggcaacccaatagtaaattACCAACTccttagtggtgggtataataaaccggATTTTTGGCTTACAGAACAATTGGTAGGTTTTGTTgggatttggtaggatttttctaaaattttggtaggaaataattttcttgtgtGACAACATTGTTTGCGGCGCCATTCTCAATTTAAAAAATCGACTTAATCAGTGTATGCGCAATAGGGGTCAACATTTACCAAAAGTAATTTTCAAGACTTCATAAAAAAAGTATTGggatattctactctcaaataaaaaaaaattggaacaacaactgaagcACTTTTGTTTTATTGCTCTTTCATATAAataagtttctctggcgcatCCTGTACtctccgatttagcttaaatcttCTAAGATGACTTCTGGTATGACCTTGCAACATCCAAGCCAATCTCCCAATTCAACATCAGGGGTTGAGAGACCGAAATTCTCGTTCATTGTAGCTGACAGTTTGCACTAGGACTTCTGatataacctccaacatcccTATTaagtttgggtttttttttaactggaATTATTTGGTTgcgatttttccaatattttttttatcaactaTATGACTAGCATGTTGTTTGAGTTTACAgttttgaaaattgttattGGCCATATAGTAAAACACTTGCTGATAACGTGTGGCGATATTGACACGCGCAATACGTCAAGTGGAATATTATTTCTGCTGTTGTGCTTGACTCACTTGCTCTTATGATTATAAACAAATCAATAGGCTATTATGAAATCTCTTTGCTAAAGTAGCAATTGAGTTGACATTGTTAAGTGATGAAATAGAAAAATGTCCCCTGTGCTCTCATAAAGTCAATTGGTGAAATTAAGGGCCATATCGAAAATTAAGAGTTGGAATATTGTATTGCCACAGTTTTAGAGAACTCTATAGGgtctaactttttttttgctcatcCTTTTACCGGATATTTTCTGATCTTTAGCCATTTGATTGCAACTACGGCGCTGATTTCATTGATTTGACACGCCGAAACATTTCAGGTGTTGTTGCTGTTCTTTTTATCACTTTGGTGTTTGGC includes:
- the LOC131997087 gene encoding serine protease SP24D-like; translated protein: MSFWENFKPEFLLCFLLAALVNPHSAEGLKHPKRPLQGRIVGGGFATEGQFPYQVSILRRGNHSCGGSIISPHYVVTAAHCIVYGKPSMRVPVDVLNVRAGSISTTSGGQLVNVTEVKPHPSFWQFTNDIALVKLAQPLKFNDNVAAIPLASQNPPSGAEVSTSGWGRISTSGPLSPLLKYNTLVALNTTECRSRLDYLPRGAICFVGATANGICKGDSGGPAVYNNQLVGVVNFFEDACGIKPDGFASVALHAKWLRDNSKE